From Anopheles darlingi chromosome 2, idAnoDarlMG_H_01, whole genome shotgun sequence, the proteins below share one genomic window:
- the LOC125949896 gene encoding adipokinetic hormone/corazonin-related peptide receptor variant I: MQASNTVAVLLVDLRNDSSLQQRSNRMLEIMPHAKLNHRIEDHRNLDDWSFYANQSVEPDGMPIDMRFNSGHILSIMVYSTLMVFSATGNIKVLSILAQRKVRATSRINIMLAHLAIADLLVTFLMMPLEIGWAYTVMWNAGDLLCRVMAFFRTFGLYLSSFILICISIDRYFAVLQPLKVHPHRAMLMISGAWFMSGLCSLPQSFIFHVETHPNYTEFYQCVTYHFFEEEIYEIIYNVLGMCLMYALPLVVILYCYGSIYYEIFSRTNPRNLESFRRSSIDVLGRAKRKTLRMTITIVIVFVVCWTPYYVMSLWYWLDKESAKNVDQRIQKALFLFACTNSCMNPVVYGIFNVRKKRTKSTVKLQEQRSCGSNLTMKV, from the exons ATGCAAGCTAGCAACACTGTGGCCGTTTTACTCGTGGATTTGCGCAATGATAGTTCCTTGCAGCAACGAAGTAATCGAATGCTAGAAATTATGCCACATGCCAAGCTGAACCATCGGATCGAGGACCATCGCAATCTGGACGATTGGTCGTTCTATGCAAATCAGAGCGTGGAACCAGACGGCATGCCAATCGATATGCGCTTCAATTCCGGCCACATTCTCTCCATCATGGTGTACAG CACACTAATGGTGTTCTCGGCAACAGGCAACATTAAGGTGCTTAGTATCCTGGCTCAACGGAAAGTGAGAGCCACCTCACGGATCAATATAATGCTTGCTCATCTGGCTATTGCGGACCTCCTG GTAACATTTCTCATGATGCCACTAGAGATCGGTTGGGCGTACACGGTGATGTGGAATGCTGGCGATCTATTGTGTCGTGTGATGGCGTTCTTCCGCACGTTTGGCCTCTACCTTTCCAGCTTCATTTTAATCTGTATCTCGATCGATAG atattttgctgttttgcagcCATTAAAGGTTCATCCTCATCGggcgatgctgatgatttcAGGAGCCTGGTTCATGTCTGGACTCTGCAGCTTACCGCAG TCTTTCATCTTTCACGTAGAGACTCATCCCAACTACACGGAATTCTATCAATGCGTCACATACCACTTTTTCGAGGAGGAAATTTACGAAATCATCTACAACGTCCTGGGAATGTGTCTCATGTACGCATTACCATTGGTTGTGATCCTGTACTGTTACGGTTCTATCTACTATGAGATCTTTAGCCGAACGAATCCTCGTAACTTGG AAAGCTTTCGTCGCTCCAGTATCGACGTGCTGGGCagggcgaaaagaaaaaccctccGAATGACCATCACGATCGTGATAGTATTCGTAGTCTGCTGGACACCTTACTATGTGATGTCCCTTTG GTACTGGCTGGATAAGGAGTCGGCTAAGAATGTCGATCAACGGATACAGAAGGCATTGTTTCTGTTCGCCTGCACAAACAGCTGCATGAATCCGGTCGTATACGGTATCTTTAATGTGCGTAAGAAACGAACCAAAAGCACGGTTAAGCTGCAGGAACAGAGAAGCTGTGGCAGCAATCTTACAATGAAGGTGTGA
- the LOC125949895 gene encoding hepatocyte nuclear factor 4-gamma isoform X2 has translation MSNTGLEYSELHDRTKGSHDSPSHASDTAYESCLSPLQPNDASGNSSFGGINVCAICCDRATGKHYGAASCDGCKGFFRRSVRKNHTYTCRFSRNCVVDKDKRNQCRYCRLKKCFKAGMKKEAVQNERDRISCRKPSTDDKSTINGLSVKFLLRAENFSRHFGAALDDANDGDEADLSSKRFASINDVCDSMKQQLLILVEWAKSIPAFAELQLDDQVALLRAHAGEHLLLGLSRRSMHLQDMLLLGNNCIITKQCPDANMSPNLDISRIGARIIDELVSAMKEIQIDDSELACIKALVFFDPSAKGLNEPAKIKSLRHQVLNNLEDYISDKLYDSRGRFGEILLLLPVLQSITWQMIQQIELAKMFGVAHIDSLLQEMLLGGDTIDTSSNITSPVNAMNTNHSPSDSCDATTQLGPAMGDANVEGGGRHDPQHQQQQQQQQDALVQMSSLSGTGYQGDTDSLLLNSMESIDGGPTTMAGPGATSSNNYCNRIKVAGSPDPLNAQSLHDGDGRPLAAGSAVGGGYMQQSSGNQPTQANVADIYFHASTNGIGGGAAAGGPASLQLDSDVAMYNNNNNMSCCQAELLPKGTGGGCEMVKIETKREPESA, from the exons ATGTCTAACACCGGCCTAGAGTACAGCGAGCTGCACGATCGCACGAAAG GTAGCCACGATAGCCCCAGCCATGCGTCGGATACGGCGTACGAGTCATGTTTGAGCCCACTGCAACCGAATGATGCTAGTGGTAATAGCAGCTTCGGTGGCATCAACGTGTGCGCCATCTGTTGTGATCGTGCAACAGGTAAACACTATGGCGCAGCATCCTGCGACGGGTGCAAGGGCTTCTTCCGGAGGAGTGTAAGGAAAAATCACACCTACACCTGCAG GTTCTCACGCAACTGTGTAGTGGACAAAGACAAACGGAACCAGTGCCGCTACTGCAGGTTAAAGAAATGTTTCAAGGCGGGCATGAAAAAGGAAG CGGTACAGAATGAGCGTGATCGTATCAGCTGCCGCAAGCCAAGCACGGACGATAAGAGCACCATCAACGGGCTGTCGGTAAAGTTTCTGCTGCGGGCGGAAAACTTTAGCCGCCACTTCGGGGCCGCCCTGGACGACGCAAACGATGGGGACGAGGCGGACCTATCATCGAAGCGCTTCGCCAGCATCAACGACGTGTGCGActcgatgaagcagcagctactgATACTGGTAGAGTGGGCCAAATCGATACCGGCGTTCGCCGAGCTGCAGCTGGACGATCAGGTGGCGCTGCTGAGGGCACATGCTGGCGAGCATCTGCTGCTGGGACTGTCACGGCGCTCGATGCACCTACAggacatgctgctgcttggcaacAATTGCATCATCACCAAGCAGTGTCCGGACGCTAACATGTCGCCGAATCTGGACATCTCGCGCATCGGTGCGCGCATCATCGACGAGCTAGTGAGTGCCATGAAAGAGATACAGATCGACGATTCGGAGCTGGCGTGCATCAAAGCGCTAGTGTTTTTCGATCCAA GTGCTAAAGGACTGAATGAACCCGCCAAAATTAAATCGCTAAGGCATCAGGTGCTGAATAATCTGGAAGACTATATATCTGATAAGCTGTACGATTCACG GGGTCGATTTGGAGAGATTCTACTTTTACTTCCCGTACTACAATCCATAACCTGGCAAATGATCCAGCAAATTGAACTTGCCAAAATGTTCGGTGTGGCCCACATCGACAGCCTACTACAGGAGATGCTTCTGGGAG GTGATACCATAGACACCTCGTCCAACATAACTTCGCCGGTTAATGCGATGAACACAAACCACAGTCCATCGGATTCGTGTGATGCCACGACGCAGCTCGGACCGGCGATGGGAGACGCAAACGTGGAGGGGGGCGGCCGTCATgacccacagcaccagcagcagcaacagcagcagcaagatgctTTAGTACAAATGTCATCGCTCTCCGGTACTGGTTACCAGGGAGACACCGATAGCTTGCTGCTTAACTCAATGGAAAGTATCGATGGAGGGCCAACAACAATGGCCGGGCCCGGTGCCACCAGTAGCAATAACTACTGCAACCGCATAAAGGTTGCTGGATCGCCCGATCCTTTAAATGCTCAATCCTtgcacgatggtgatggccgaCCACTAGCGGCAGGATCGGCGGTGGGAGGGGGCTATATGCAACAGTCATCCGGTAACCAACCGACCCAAGCGAATGTTGCCGATATCTACTTCCACGCGTCGACCAACGGCATCgggggtggtgctgctgctgggggtcCTGCATCGTTGCAGCTCGACTCGGACGTTGCCATgtacaataacaacaacaacatgagTTGCTGTCAGGCGGAACTCCTACCCAAAGgaactggtggtggctgcgagATGGTGAAGATCGAAACGAAGCGCGAACCGGAAAGCGCTTAA
- the LOC125949895 gene encoding hepatocyte nuclear factor 4-gamma isoform X1 yields the protein MMMQFLPLTECVPLLASQYAATKMSNTGLEYSELHDRTKGSHDSPSHASDTAYESCLSPLQPNDASGNSSFGGINVCAICCDRATGKHYGAASCDGCKGFFRRSVRKNHTYTCRFSRNCVVDKDKRNQCRYCRLKKCFKAGMKKEAVQNERDRISCRKPSTDDKSTINGLSVKFLLRAENFSRHFGAALDDANDGDEADLSSKRFASINDVCDSMKQQLLILVEWAKSIPAFAELQLDDQVALLRAHAGEHLLLGLSRRSMHLQDMLLLGNNCIITKQCPDANMSPNLDISRIGARIIDELVSAMKEIQIDDSELACIKALVFFDPSAKGLNEPAKIKSLRHQVLNNLEDYISDKLYDSRGRFGEILLLLPVLQSITWQMIQQIELAKMFGVAHIDSLLQEMLLGGDTIDTSSNITSPVNAMNTNHSPSDSCDATTQLGPAMGDANVEGGGRHDPQHQQQQQQQQDALVQMSSLSGTGYQGDTDSLLLNSMESIDGGPTTMAGPGATSSNNYCNRIKVAGSPDPLNAQSLHDGDGRPLAAGSAVGGGYMQQSSGNQPTQANVADIYFHASTNGIGGGAAAGGPASLQLDSDVAMYNNNNNMSCCQAELLPKGTGGGCEMVKIETKREPESA from the exons ATGATGATGCAGTTTTTACCTCTTACAGAATGCGTACCACTGCTCGCGAGCCAATATGCTGCTACCAAGATGTCTAACACCGGCCTAGAGTACAGCGAGCTGCACGATCGCACGAAAG GTAGCCACGATAGCCCCAGCCATGCGTCGGATACGGCGTACGAGTCATGTTTGAGCCCACTGCAACCGAATGATGCTAGTGGTAATAGCAGCTTCGGTGGCATCAACGTGTGCGCCATCTGTTGTGATCGTGCAACAGGTAAACACTATGGCGCAGCATCCTGCGACGGGTGCAAGGGCTTCTTCCGGAGGAGTGTAAGGAAAAATCACACCTACACCTGCAG GTTCTCACGCAACTGTGTAGTGGACAAAGACAAACGGAACCAGTGCCGCTACTGCAGGTTAAAGAAATGTTTCAAGGCGGGCATGAAAAAGGAAG CGGTACAGAATGAGCGTGATCGTATCAGCTGCCGCAAGCCAAGCACGGACGATAAGAGCACCATCAACGGGCTGTCGGTAAAGTTTCTGCTGCGGGCGGAAAACTTTAGCCGCCACTTCGGGGCCGCCCTGGACGACGCAAACGATGGGGACGAGGCGGACCTATCATCGAAGCGCTTCGCCAGCATCAACGACGTGTGCGActcgatgaagcagcagctactgATACTGGTAGAGTGGGCCAAATCGATACCGGCGTTCGCCGAGCTGCAGCTGGACGATCAGGTGGCGCTGCTGAGGGCACATGCTGGCGAGCATCTGCTGCTGGGACTGTCACGGCGCTCGATGCACCTACAggacatgctgctgcttggcaacAATTGCATCATCACCAAGCAGTGTCCGGACGCTAACATGTCGCCGAATCTGGACATCTCGCGCATCGGTGCGCGCATCATCGACGAGCTAGTGAGTGCCATGAAAGAGATACAGATCGACGATTCGGAGCTGGCGTGCATCAAAGCGCTAGTGTTTTTCGATCCAA GTGCTAAAGGACTGAATGAACCCGCCAAAATTAAATCGCTAAGGCATCAGGTGCTGAATAATCTGGAAGACTATATATCTGATAAGCTGTACGATTCACG GGGTCGATTTGGAGAGATTCTACTTTTACTTCCCGTACTACAATCCATAACCTGGCAAATGATCCAGCAAATTGAACTTGCCAAAATGTTCGGTGTGGCCCACATCGACAGCCTACTACAGGAGATGCTTCTGGGAG GTGATACCATAGACACCTCGTCCAACATAACTTCGCCGGTTAATGCGATGAACACAAACCACAGTCCATCGGATTCGTGTGATGCCACGACGCAGCTCGGACCGGCGATGGGAGACGCAAACGTGGAGGGGGGCGGCCGTCATgacccacagcaccagcagcagcaacagcagcagcaagatgctTTAGTACAAATGTCATCGCTCTCCGGTACTGGTTACCAGGGAGACACCGATAGCTTGCTGCTTAACTCAATGGAAAGTATCGATGGAGGGCCAACAACAATGGCCGGGCCCGGTGCCACCAGTAGCAATAACTACTGCAACCGCATAAAGGTTGCTGGATCGCCCGATCCTTTAAATGCTCAATCCTtgcacgatggtgatggccgaCCACTAGCGGCAGGATCGGCGGTGGGAGGGGGCTATATGCAACAGTCATCCGGTAACCAACCGACCCAAGCGAATGTTGCCGATATCTACTTCCACGCGTCGACCAACGGCATCgggggtggtgctgctgctgggggtcCTGCATCGTTGCAGCTCGACTCGGACGTTGCCATgtacaataacaacaacaacatgagTTGCTGTCAGGCGGAACTCCTACCCAAAGgaactggtggtggctgcgagATGGTGAAGATCGAAACGAAGCGCGAACCGGAAAGCGCTTAA
- the LOC125949894 gene encoding DNA helicase MCM8 translates to MDPPPTAEPAGSGKPPASKRGRGSTGNQRGTRGRGGYWRGTYRGYQNHPPREKPVGFALLPTPTTPNYGSPPVATLTPSASFSTSAKIDSCEYAGWKLYFPAEEYRSGSKTVHHVRAMQRHYTDCADQYDLPLVKTCNWFELKMDVCENDRVLRQEWGSFRQELTDSPEHSLACIGLAMHHLLTRNAGGGSSQSATPLSLNTIRPRLVGFGPEVSIGSIKVNSFGKLVSVRGTIIRAGASQIMNTWCAFRCASCGNEQAVQQKDGIYTTPTSCHSGCKSRSNFILLQHSVFTRMESYQSIRLQETTQGSRAVTGSVAKNIEVELTHEMVDSVCPGDDVTVTGILKARSQDDTGLGKASLYKAYIQAVSVRSNKNALGNWNRLGEFTELDMEAIRMIQSEPSPFRLLVQSLCPSIYGHEIVKAGLLLGLFGGQATSARTRPEIHVLVVGDPGIGKSQILQRCSAVSPRGIFVCGTNSSNVGLTVTVRMEKGVGASLEAGALVLADQGVCCIDEFDKMSGHHGLLEVMEQRSVSVAKAGVICTVPARTTVLAAANPAGGHYNKAKTVSENLKLHPALLSRFDLVFILLDRSNERTDNLLTAHIQKVHGLSRTPATPVHPFFDASGSCSFAEGADGGEPSLEERLRLGAGEKLDLLPVELMQKYIGYARKNVQPKLTAKAAEELRDFFVELRRTHREMDMIPVTTRQLEGLIRLTQARARIDLSSEATVAHVRDVLAILRQSMLDVFSTDEGELQFTRLTNGSGTSKTSMVRKFVRTLQTRSIATGSTVYTMEELRQAMVAGGIVANCAELIDTMNIQGFLLKKGRDCYKFIME, encoded by the exons ATGGACCCACCACCGACGGCGGAACCGGCCGGATCCGGGAAACCCCCGGCAAGTAAACGCGGCAGAGGATCAACGGGTAATCAACGTGGGACACGAGGACGCGGCGGTTACTGGCGGGGAACTTATCGTGGCTATCAGAACCATCCGCCACGAGAGAAGCCGGTAGGATTTGCTCTGCTGccgacaccaacaacaccaaattACGGTTCACCGCCCGTGGCCACGCTGACACCATCGGCTTCGTTCTCCACTAGCGCTAAAATCGATAGCTGTGAGTATGCCGGCTGGAAACTCTACTTTCCTGCTGAAG AATATCGCAGCGGATCCAAAACGGTACACCATGTACGAGCGATGCAACGACACTACACGGATTGTGCGGATCAGTACGATCTACCGCTGGTCAAGACATGCAACTGGTTCGAGCTGAAGATGGACGTGTGTGAAAATGATCGCGTTCTTCGCCAGGAATGGGGCTCCTTTCGCCAGGAACTGACGGACAGCCCGGAACACTCGCTGGCCTGCATAGGTTTAGCGATGCATCATCTACTGACCCGGAACGCCGGTGGCGGAAGTTCACAGAGTGCTACGCCTTTGTCCCTTAATACTATACGACCCCGGTTGGTAGGCTTCGGACCCGAGGTTTCGATCGGCTCGATCAAGGTGAACAGCTTCGGAAAGTTAGTGTCCGTCCGGGGGACTATTATACGGGCGGGCGCGTCTCAAATCATGAACACCTGGTGTGCCTTCCGATGTGCCAGCTGTGGCAACGAGCAAGCCGTGCAGCAAAAGGACGGTATCTATACGACGCCTACTTCCTGCCACAGTGGTTGCAAATCGCGTAGCAACTTCATCCTTCTACAGCACTCCGTATTTACGCGCATGGAGTCGTACCAGAGCATCCGGTTGCAGGAAACGACACAAGGCTCACGTGCGGTAACGGGCAGCGTAGCGAAGAACATTGAGGTGGAGCTGACACACGAAATGGTGGACAGTGTGTGTCCCGGAGATGATGTGACCGTGACGGGCATACTGAAGGCACGCTCTCAGGATGATACGGGCCTGGGCAAAGCCAGCCTTTACAAAGCCTACATACAGGCCGTATCGGTACGAAGCAACAAGAATGCACTGGGCAACTGGAATCGATTGGGCGAGTTCACCGAGCTGGACATGGAAGCGATCCGCATGATTCAATCCGAACCCTCTCCCTTCCGTCTGCTGGTCCAATCGCTCTGCCCTTCCATTTACGGTCACGAGATCGTTAAGGCgggcctgctgctggggctTTTCGGTGGACAGGCAACGAGCGCCCGTACGAGACCCGAAATCCATGTGCTCGTCGTTGGCGATCCGGGCATTGGCAAAAGCCAAATCCTTCAACGCTGCTCCGCCGTCTCGCCGCGAGGTATTTTCGTTTGTGGCACCAACTCGTCCAACGTGGGGCTCACGGTGACGGTACGGATGGAGAAGGGTGTCGGTGCGTCGCTCGAAGCCGGTGCCCTCGTGCTGGCCGATCAGGGAGTATGCTGCATTGATGAGTTTGACAAAATGTCCGGTCACCACGGACTGCTCGAGGTGATGGAGCAACGTTCGGTGAGTGTCGCGAAAGCGGGCGTCATCTGTACCGTCCCGGCACGTACGACCGTTTTGGCCGCCGCTAATCCCGCCGGTGGTCACTATAACAAGGCGAAAACGGTTTCGGAAAATCTGAAGCTACATCCAGCGCTCCTGTCGCGGTTCGATTTGGTTTTTATtctactcgatcgatcgaacgaacgcaccgATAATCTGCTGACCGCTCACATCCAGAAGGTTCATGGATTGTCGCGAACCCCCGCGACACCCGTACACCCATTCTTTGACGCTTCCGGTAGCTGCTCGTTCGCCGAAGGAGCCGATGGTGGAGAACCTTCACTCGAGGAACGGTTAAGGCTTGGAGCGGGCGAGAAGCTCgatctgctgccggtggaacTGATGCAGAAGTATATCG GCTACGCACGGAAGAACGTTCAACCGAAGCTAACGGCCAAGGCGGCCGAAGAGCTGCGAGATTTCTTTGTCGAGCTGCGTCGCACGCACCGCGAGATGGACATGATTCCCGTTACCACTCGGCAGCTTGAAGGTCTCATCCGGTTAACGCAAGCACGCGCAAGAATTGATCTTTCGTCGGAAGCGACCGTAGCGCACGTACGCGATGTGCTTGCCATCCTGCGCCAATCGATGCTGGATGTGTTCAGCACGGACGAGGGGGAACTGCAGTTTACGCGACTCACGAACGGTAGTGGCACCAGCAAGACGTCGATGGTACGCAAATTTGTACGCACCCTGCAAAcccgatcgatcgccaccggTTCGACCGTTTATACGATGGAGGAACTGCGACAAGCGATGGTAGCCGGTGGAATTGTGGCCAACTGTGCGGAACTGATCGACACGATGAACATTCAGGGATTTTTGCTGAAGAAGGGACGCGATTGTTACAAGTTTATCATGGAATAA